The stretch of DNA tcttgtCTGCGTTGTCGGACATTAACGATACCAGCTGGACCTTACTGAAAAATGAATGACTTTTTAGATGCAGTTGTTCACCTACAGGATAACATACTTCTtgtaagcaaacaaaaaataagcacCAACGTACAACTGTTCCTGATGACATTACATAGGGCACAAGCCAactaacttacatttttttgagTAGacacatttgcatttgtttttcccctctttATTCAAATCTTTTCAATAAACTTCGTCCTTAAAGAGTGGTTAATTGTGTTCTGCACGGcttcaggaaaacatttaaaccataCCTGACAACAAACAGTAGCATTTCCTTAAGAGTAAGAGGATTGGCTGGAATAAAGAGATTTAACCATCAAAGGTGTTCAGCAATTATTTAGAACAAGTCTGGGCGATGTGGCTCATTGAgtcctaaaaacatttttcttgcaaaacCACCAATGATAATAAACGATCATCTGGTAGACACACTTCTAATGGATCAGCATGCTGCAGTACAGCCCATTCATCACTATCTCTCCACTCAATATCAGCAGGAAGAAAATCACTCAGAAGCAGATGAGTTGTTTACAAATCCCTAGTGCCTCTTGTGGCGtcatcaataaaaacagcaggataAGTAGATGTTTTGTTTGAGATCACAGGTgagaaatttaatattttgtgaaattaatatGCATGCAGCATTATCCAACTGTGATATAACTGCTAATGTAGATAGAAAgataagagacaaaaaaaaaaaaaggcagttcCTTTAAAATGCATGTTTGAAGTTCGAATACAAcctttaaacattaaacataagCGCCTTCATATAGATTTGCAAAACACTTTCTGGACTTTTATCTAAAGTGTAGTTGAAAACATATCACAGATTACTTGTTAACAGAAGTTAAAACAAGTACTAGCTTATTTACAACCACGATATCCAGGCCCGTTGTTGGAGGTGTGGTTAGAAAAGACAATATAAAACGGCTTGCATTTcggtaaagaaaagaaaaacccaatAACATGGCGGTTCGGGTACTTACATCTGACTTGAGGGTCATTTTTGGGGGTTATTCCTttagtttaaagttttctgGAGAGAAAGTTTAAGGTCATGAAATGAAATCAATGAAAAAAGGTGGATTTAAAAGCGACCTGCTCAAGAGTGTCGCAGAAAATGGGGCTCGTGACGTCGACGTGCGCGCAcgtaaaatttactttttgcaCAGGAACGTCACTAACTTGCCAGCATATTTACAATTTCATaagtaagtaaaaatattactaaatttCAGATACAGGCACAAATTCTCCAAGTCTGAAGAAGAAGTGAGTCCACAGATTCCCCTCCTAAACTCAGAATGGTTCGGTCCGACTTCGCGCGGAAACAGCACGTGGGGGTGGCCAGGATCCTCGGCCTAAACAACAGCTCGCGACTCCTTCACTTtcgtgatgggattttcggctccttttcgagatgcggctctaatggctcttcttactgtggagagccggctctttcggctcccaaacggctccccatatatatttttgacattattaattaattaatagcttaaacctaattttataatattttgtttcattattgacattgttaagcacttatgatgagtaaaaatgccgcataacaatgctatagcaataccgatgcgtgtgatgtctGCATGTGCCTGTgcaatgctgactttgcacagtctgcactctgccctggagtttgatgtagcattaaaatgagtccaaatcttgctccgttttctgtcactcatttattttcacctattcagttctcacactgactccccttttttctgtgcttcttgaccgctgagtgagtgtctgtacataaacacctgccgacgaacgctatacagcttggccaattgcctgccgtttccacaaaaaaagtggagataaacttttttttcagtgttttcccgccacattattaattgaaactatgtgtgattggtcagatgtgtggagcacacgcttgacatgagggcagtggaccgaccgaggaaaaaaactctccgctctggcactggcagaagagcaaaacgcgcaaggagagggagaagggggcgGAGAAGGAcgggagagacagcgaggcaccgcaggacaaaaaaaacgatgtggggaaaaactatcggctctggcacttgcagagcacaagcacaacgacagggaggcggagagacagcgatatactgtagaaaaaacccggctcccaaataggatcctaaaacggctcccattgtggagccggttccaatcgttcacttcaaagagccggctcttagagccggatcgttcgcgaccgacacatcactactGCACTTCTTTACTGTGTCACGTAAATGCGACCATGAACGCAACATTCTGTAAATCCATTGTCTATTTCCTAAGCCCCGCTTCTAGATACCTGAATGTTGAAACAACGTCAAGTCTATTTCTGTAGtgttgaaaatggatcaaaaatgtaccgcacacagagcagaaaatcagccagtacaagtaatcagactttacttattttattcttttttagcgctaaaaaaggagacgcttacccttacaGACTAGGTGTGAATGTGACCGAGTCTATACAGCATCTGATCAAAAACGGGAAGATTCGTTTACTATACTACGGATGCACCTGGTGGTCATCTGATGTCTTACGTCATTTTATCAACTAAGTTTCTATTTCCTGGGAGACGGGAGTCTGAGGAGTTTCTAtagatgttacaattacaaagggCCTTTGTGTGAGAATATGAGAATGCAGTGTGTGAAAGCATatgaatgtatttgagcttGATAAGCGCCTCAACAGCTCCCCCTTTTGGTCTCAACGAGAccacacaaaacaagaaaaatggaaaataacgaAAAGAATAAAAGAGGGGGGCTGTACATCCTCGAGTAGACACTGTCCCTTCCGGAAAACTTCCCCCTGAGGCTTCGTCCTCCCACATCCTCAACCAATGTCtttatttcatgtcatttcatttcatcacaTATTTTGGGGGTAAAAACGGACAGGGCACCCCTGGCCTCTCAGGCGGtggaaaaaatcacaatgtcCCCCTTACAatctggagaaatgcacaaatagaaacaaaattttgaagGGTGTTGGGGTTTAGGGAAATGTTAGTCAACCACCCATGGCATGACTATgtcagctgtttctgttttatatattatatttattttcaataaaatgttatccGTAGTCTTGTTTTgtcttaatcatttttgttgtcattattaCTTCATATGTCTGatttttcattatattcatTCTGTAGTTACCTCAGGTCAACGCCATGCCACAGGAGGGTAATGAACTCAAAAGAGCAAAGTCTAAAATTTTGTGTTaggttttgtatgtttttttattttttattagtatttaaaaacaaggtGAAAAGTCACAGCTACGAAGTTGTTAAGTTCTACAAAAGTGCtaagtgaacaaaatgttaGGATAGTGTGTGGAACTTATAGTGAAGTGTtaggttaaaattatttgtaaaggcAGTGAAATGTTAGGTAGTAtgcaaaaatgaacacattgttAGAAGACTAAAAGGTGAGATTTCTATGTAATATGTAAAAGTTAATGAACTACGAAAAGGATGCGAAGTTAATGAAATGGTAAGAAAAGCTTAGAATTCTGAGTATTGAAAGGCACAGAACAATGAACACATTcgtaaaacatcaaatcaataaaGTAAATCAGGATTAAAGACAGTACACTCAAAATACACTGGCATGATTAAACTAGGattaaaagtaagtaaaaatgttttctgatcaaACTTTAATCATTGTAATGAAATCAAATCACTGCAGCCTCTCTATAGCGAGACCTATCAACGTCAAATCAGTTTCTGCGTGTGTCCAGATGTAGAGCCGGCGCGGTCGCTGGGAAACCCCGACATTGCCTGGAAGGCTTCAGTGTGGGATTTCGGCTGTAACTTGGTCCAACAATCGTGGAAGGCGCCCACAGTCTCACACCAAGGCACACCCAGAAAGGATTGGACTTCattctgcaagaaaaaacacaacaaaagcgAAATCAATGGATTATATAAAGAACATTAAAGTGAaggaaaattttcttttgtcactggATACTAGTACTGCCCTTAAACTCTGGCAATCTGGAATTTCACGGTTCTTTCACGTCTCCGGGATAACATCTGATAGGCAGGTGGATTTCCATCACTACTGCTGCCTTTCTCTATGGTTGAGGTGATGCACCGCACCGCCAATGACCTCAGACAGGGGACACAGCAGCAACCACAGGTGATCAGGAGTGCAAGGAAAGTTGTCACAGAAAGGAGCAAAGAGATGatgatttctttatattttccaaacagaTCAGTGAACCACTTATCCAAGGGGTTTGAAACTCCAGAGTGCTCATGCATCGTTTTACTAAGGGCCCTAAGTCCTTCTAGCGCCTTGGTCACTGTTAATTTAGTTTGTGCACAAACTTTacccaattttgtttttaaattttgattcatTCGTTCTGCTTTGCCTTAGGATTCCGGGTGATAAACCGTACCGAACTTGTGTTTCAAACCAAGATGAGCTTCCACTGTTTGCAGgtccttgtttctgaaatgtgttccattgtctgatctgattttttttttttttttttttttctggaaaaccgTGCCTGGGGATGTAATGGTTGATCAGACATTTTATGACCGTTTTACTGTCTTCTCTCGCTGCTGGCCACGCTTCAGGCCATCCTGTGAAAGCATCAACACAaaccaacaaatattttttgccttGCACCGTGTTTATCATGTCAGTGAAATCCAACACAACCTCTTTCCCTGGACATGTGAGTGGAAGAAACTGTCCCTGATGTGGCTTCAAAGTTTTCTTAGGGTTAACCTGTCCacacatttcacaattatttacaaaCTGTTTCACCATGTTGATCATTTGGGGTTGCCACCAGTCTTTAAGATTATACATCATCTGTTTAGTTCCCACATGTCCAACCCCATGAGCTTCAAGAAGCAGCTCTTGTTTTTTCCCAGGGGGCAGAATTAACCTGCCGTCTGGGCCCCTCCAGCATCCATTTGTTTCAGTGGCACCTCGTTGCTtccacatgtttttctcttcaagtGGCACCCCCTTTTGGCATCTTACCACCTCCTCCAGTGTGAGTTTGTCATGTAATTCCTCCTCCGAGGAACACACCATCATGAAGTCTTTGTATCCTGCAGCCACTTTTGCTGCTCTGTCGGCTGCCTGGTTGCCTTTAGCAACCAATGTGTCTGATAGGTCATGACCTTTACATTTTATGACTGCTACTCTTGCTGGTAACAGTAATGCTTCTGCCAATTCTTTTATCTCACGCTCATGTTTTATGGGCTGCCCACTTGCAGTCAAAAATCCTCCTCTCATCCATTGGCAAAGTTCCACATGGACTGTTCCCGCCACATAGGCTGAATCTGTGTATATGTTTGCCTGTAACCCTTGTGCGAGCTTTAACGCTTCCGccactgcttttatttctgcccTCTGTGCAGATGCTGTTCCTTCcagtctttctgcttttcttgtgaGAAAGCCTGCTTTTGTGCTTTCTACTACTGCAAAACCAGCTCTTAGTTCTTGTGTTTGGTGTCTGTAACAACAACCATCTGTGAAAAACTGTCTCACCTCTGGTCCAATCAAGGGAGTTGCTTCCAGGTCTGGTCTTACCTTTTCTGACTTTGCCACCAACTCTGCACACTCGTGTGGTTCTCCGTCTGCAAAACAGTCTGCCATATTTATGCCTTCATGAgtgaatgaaatgtttggagCTTCCAGAATTTTGGAAAGCCTTTGTTGTCTCAACGCCGTCATGGTGAAACTCTGTGAGTTTACATATGCCACCACGCTGTGTGTAGTTAACACTTGCAGTGCATGTCCCATGACGATATGTGCGGTTTTTTGTATGAGTTTGGCTATCCCAGCTGCATGTTGCGTACATGGGGGATGCCTTTTTTCCATATTGTCCATCATTACAGATAAGTACATCAGTACTTTTCtctctcccccttttttctggAACAAAACTCCGTTAACAGCCATTTTTGTTACagaaacatcaagaaaaaacGGCAAGGTGTAATCTGGGAGGGAGAGTTCCGCTGCCAATGccatgttttgctttaatgaGATAAAAGCTTGTTCCGCCTCAGTTGTCCAAATGAGGGGATTGTTCAGATTTCGCATGCCTTGTTCTTTAACCAAGGCCCGAAGAGACTGAGTCAGGTCAGTGTAAGAGGGAATGTAGCTCCTGCTGTAGCCAGTTAACCCCAGAAAAGAGAGCATGTCTTTAACTTTGGAGGGTTTAGGATGTTGCAGAATGGACTGCTTGTGGGAAGGAGACATGCTAGTTGTGCCTGCAGAAATTATCCTGCCCAGAAAAGAAACCTGTTTTCTTGCaatctgcaatttatttttactaaccTTGAAACCCGCCTGATGTAGGTGCTGCAAAACCAGGGAGGTCGCTTTAACGCAGGTCTCCGCGGTGGGGGCAGCCAGCAAAAGGTCGTCCACATATTGGATGAGGGTCGTTTGTGGAGGGAGAGGACAGTCCTGCAAAACATCCTTCAGAACCTGGTTAAACAGCCCTGGAGACAGGGCGAAACCTTGTGGCAGCCTGGTGTAACGCCACTGTTCTCCCCTGAAAGTGAATGAAAAGTAGTCCCTGCAGCTTTCAGCTAGTGGGacacagaaaaatgcatttgccAGATCAATACAGCTATACCACTGCTGGCTAGGAGTCAAAGCAGCAATGGATACATATGGATTCGGAACTGCCaccgtttttgttttcagaactgCATTTACTGCTCTCAGGTCATGAGCCATTCTGTATTTGGCAGTACCTTTTTTCTGCACTGGCAAAATGGGTGTGTTCCAGTCAGACTTTGAGGGTTCCAGCACTCCAGCCTCAATCAGTCCTGTTATTGTCTCTGCGATGCCCTGTTCAGCTGCGGGTTTGTGTGGATACTGAGGAATCCAGAGGGGTCTCTCAGAGTCCACCTGAAATGAAATAGGAGAACAGGAAGCAAGCCCCACATCTGTAGGCGTTTCCGCCCAGAGAGATGTGGGCATGGATGTGATTAATTGAGCCGCTAAAGGGTGGTCTGATTTTTCCCTACCGTGATGTCTGGACACCTGTTCATGATGTAGCTCCACTGTTTCAGACCCTGAAAAGCTGATCTTATATGTGTCAAGAGAAGGGGAGAAAGACAAACCTGGCACTGCTGTCGCAATCCAATCTGTGGCTGCCAGGGAGCGTTTCATCATTGGGCCCAATTCTTTTGCTTGGTGCTCAGGgtgcaaacagagagagatgtGAGGCACAGCTTCATCAGATATTTGATAACATTCTGACTGTGTTTCTGTGAAAGAGACAGCAGCAGCTACACCAACTGGAGCTACATGAATATCTGAGATTTTTACCTCCCAGGTTGTTTCCTCCAAAGTGGAAAGGAAAGGTTCCTGGTACCATTCAGAGACGTCTCTGTCGTAGAACAGGGTCACGTGGGGGGGGATCCGGAGGAGAGACGTAGGAGCACAGACACAGGAGCCAAGGTTTCCAGTCCACAAACGTTGACATTAGACGGCTGGAGGGTAAGTTCGTTAAAAGGCCCCAATATATGTCTGCATACTCAGAAACAACTGGCTGCATGAGAAATTGTCCATCCGTGTGAAAGTTTGCACAAGGGAGGGACGTGCCATCgggaaatgaaacaattaatccaTTCACAGAGCACATAATTGTTGCTCCCAGTTTTATCAGTAAGTCTCTTCCTAGCAAATTGACGGGAGTTGTGGGAGAGCTCGAGCTGACAAAAGAATGTTGCAGGTGCTGATTGCCCAGTGTGAAGGTCAGAGGCTTAGTGAAAGGCAGACTCTGTTCAGTCCCTGAGAACCCAGTTAAAGATACAGTTTGTGACGTCAAACTGAGGGGagaaacaaagttcaatgtGCTGTGTGTAGCACCTGTGTCCACCAGGAAGTGTGTTTCTCTCCCCTCCCGTGTTGCTGACAGCATGGGGTCTGCAGTTCCCATGCTGGGCTGTGGGTCTCCAGGGGCGTGTCACTACATGTTCTGTGTGGGCTCGTTATTCCCCTGAAAAGACTGTCCAGGTATAACATTGGGATTGTGGGGGATCATACCTGGTTCCCCGTGATTTGGTATGGCCCAGCAATGTTTTGCCCAGTGTCCAACACGTCCACATCGGTAGCATATGTCCTCCTGCTGTGGTCCCCTGATCCGCGCCCCACGACCCCTCCACGGAGCACTGCCCCCGTGACCGGCCAAACGCCTTCCCCGTCCACGAGGAAACGCTCTGTACCTGTTTTGAggatataaaacagaaaaaacagaaagaggaaccAGTCCTCCCCCAATCTGATTAGTGTTTTGCCAGGAAGTTGCATTTTGTGTGTGGGCTGCAGCACCTACAGCCACAACCAtcacatgttcttttttatctgtcttcttattcaatttttgttttgcttcctgcaATTGGAGCTTCAACAGTTGAATTTCTAAATCCTTAGTGTCAGACTGCTTTTTCTTCAACTCATCTTGTGCCTTTAATAAGTGATGAAGCAGATGCCTCTCCCATCTGACGTACTCGCACCTTGTTAAATCTGGATTATTTCTCATAGATTGTACAACCTGTTCAGGAACACCTTTCAAGATTGCCTctctaaacatttcagttaaGTTTGAGTGTGGGCCTTTTGGATTAATTGTAGTTTGTCCGAGCCAGgtttctgcagttttatttatgtattctttAGGATCCATGCTGTAATCCCATTCAAACCTGGTGATGGGAGTGATTGTGGCCAGTGGAAACTGCCTTTTTATTTCCCGTGCCAAAGGTGTGATGAATTGATGTGCTGGAGTAGAATTACTTACATTTTGGGTCCCTGCTGCGTGTTCTATGTCTCTCATAACCATGCCAGACATAGCTCTGCTCATTATTGCTCTGAAATCTCCCAGTGCTAGAGTCATTCCAGAGGTCAGCAGGTCTAACTCTGCCAACCAAAGACTCCCACCAGCTTTAATGCTGGGCAGTTTATCGACTATTGCATCCCTGTCACCTAGAGGAAAGGGAACATATTTCTGACCCCCAGTACTGGTTTTCAAAAGAGGATAAGTCCCTGTGTTGCTCCCAACCAGGGCGTGCTGTCCTTCTGCTGTGTGAAGGCCTAAGCCACGCATGCTCTCTAGAGGGCACGAGATGTGATAGACCTCTCTCAGTTCATCAGTTTTATCTGTAAGGTTCTCCTCTGAAACCCACGTTCCATTCGcatgcattttaatttgaacgTTTTTGGCTGAATTAGATTTTatctctcctctctccatctGTTCTGCTCTGTCACACAGGTTCTGCAACCTCTGAGCAGATCTGACAAAGGTGTCATTTAACTGAGACCAAGCCATGGGATTTGGTGTGGACGGGGTCTGATCTAATATAGTCCAGTTCGGGGTTTCAGTCCCAGTGTGGACTTCGGGAGCGTTTTGTGGGGTAGCTGTCTCCCCCTCGACTGCTAAAATTCCCTGTGTAATGTTAACTATGTGATAAATGCCCTGGGAAGGCCGAGTTTCGTCTCCACTATATGGTGGAGGAAGTGAATTGTCTGTActtatgtttgtgtgttcagagCTAGtggcaactttttgttttttgtgttcaaatGCATGTGAAAGTCCCTGCCAGAAAACCAAAAGTTCTTCCCTCTGCCTGAGTTCTCTCTCAGcattctgcttgtttgttttacagcttcttttagtgaaaactcctgcttctccttcttttttgCATAGTgtctatcaaatgttttttagaattGTTGATTCCCTGCAACAAATGTTTCCCCAGGGGCTGTCTGCTTAGCAAATCGCCTCCACCCATTTCAACCAgaccttttaatttattttgtattttttgtccgTCCCCGTCCGTTTGGAATTCGTCATGTTCCCCCAGATAAGTTATTACTTCATCTATTTGCTCACTGAGCGCAATTCATGACCCGATGCCCCACTTTGGATCATATTTCTCCCTGTCGACCTCCTGCGCCATATTCAAACCCAGAGATCACCTCTcctcttttctgcctttttttactGCCTCGCACTGCGGCGAGCCTctgtctcccttttttttttttttgctcgcaCAGCGGCGAGGAAATTACACACAGCAGAAAGATTTTTCTCGCGCGGCGGCGAGAAAATCAAAGACCACagatgaaataaagaaacttcCCACAGATTATAATTCCCGAATGTTTACCATGGTTTTAAAAGACATTGCCATAAACGAAGGAGAGTACATTTAAACACGCAAAGTCTGCTCAGCGGCAGACGTTTACATACACACAGCTGACACATACACAGAAATGGATCCACGCTTTTCAGCTCCTATGAtgtcctctttttattttcacttattttcttcGCTTATTTCTCTGTAGAGGAACAGATCGCGATCATCCTTTATCTTATTCTCTTATCTTTTTTCCTATGGTGGACCCCTCTcaacacttttgtgttttttgagcaAGTCACAGATTGGCTAACGCGTTCTTTTAGGGGGCAGCACTCCCCAAGGATAGAACCGACAAAACCTAGTCTTTCCTTTTCCCGCGTCCAGGAAAAGTCGGAGACGACCAGTTCTCACTACAGAGCCAATCGACCTTTTACTTTGACTATTAACTGTTTTTTAAGTAACTTTAAccttatcaatcaatcaatcaatctttatttctttactccTATGAATAACTCGAAAGCCTTtagacaaacaaatcaaaagcagtACGAACAACAGCTGACAATCGAACAATGGTTGACCAGTTCAGACAACTCAACACACAATATAACAGCAATCGATAGCTGGAATTCAGAGGTTTAAGAAGAATGCAACACCATCCACTGCTGATTTCTGGAATTTAGACAGTCCAACAGAAACAATGCTATGGTGTTTATTAAGGAAAATTTTCCTCACCTTTTATGTGGGCCCAACACCAGAACACTGCCTCCGTCAGGCTGCGCCGGAACGGCCTGTTCAATCTCTGCTCGTGTCTCAGCACAAAACCATCCTCTGCTACCAATtgttgaaaatggatcaaaaatgtaccgcacacagagcagaaaatcagccagtacaagtaatcagactttacttattttattcttttttagcgctaaaaaaggagacgcttacccttacaGACTAGGTGTGAATGTGACCGAGTCTATACAGCATCTGATCAAAAACGGGAAGATTCGTTTACTATACTACGGATGCACCTGGTGGTCATCTGATGTCTTACGTCATTTTATCAACTAAGTTTCTATTTCCTGGGAGACGGGAGTCTGAGGAGTTTCTAtagatgttacaattacaaagggCCTTTGTGTGAGAATATGAGAATGCAGTGTGTGAAAGCATatgaatgtatttgagcttGATAAGCGCCTCAACAGTAGCACATTTAAAGCAAGTGAACGAAAGTACTTCACAAAGCATTGAcagtaatttgtttatttaacatagactattaaaaacagaataaaacttaGTGATGCACTTAAATGCATCTGATCTACAGCCCATTACATGAAAGTTGTTTCATAAAAAGACAGATTGACTTTCTAACATGCGAAAGAAGATTGTTTCACCAGAAACTCATTTTAAGGAGTTTTAAGGagcaaatttattgtttttcattaaatcaagaagaaaataattttcatacttcacaataaaatgttgtttaaaaagctacaccttttttttttttatcttaaacctttgtattaatattttctggtcaacacatttaaattaaagcatcataaaaaaagacttagaatgataaacaaaaaatcaaattgaaaaaataagtaaagaaaatttGCCATGTTTCATTTCTCATGTCTAGCTTGATCACTTCTGATCAGATTCAGAATTTAATTCTCAGCAGTCATTGACAATATGGACGAAGTTTACAAACAAAAGAGTGTGCATCTGTGCACACTTTATCGTTCCATTTTCTGGCCGGGCCCGAATTTGTGTGCACACACGGTTCTGATCCTCCTGCGTTATTTGGCTCTCCTGTGTTCCAAAAGTTAAAGTTGAAAGTAGACCCGTCAGACCAGAAATATGTTCCATCCTTCTGAGCGTCAGAGAGTCCGATCCAGTTGACTCCCTGAGTGGGATCAAAGTTTTTGATCAGCAGTTTGACAAAGTTCTCTTCTTCCAGACTGTGGATGGACACCAGGTTGGCTCCTTGGTTCACACAGTGCTGCTCTGCATCAGCCCAGGTCTTCAAGGTGGCGACGTACTTGTAGCAGCGGCCATTGAAGCTGAACCAGAACGGGGGACAGCCGCCCCGCTGGAGCTTCATCTCCTGTTTGTCTGAAGGAGCCACAGCAGCCAGAGAGAGACCAAACAAGAAGAACAGCAATATCATCTTGGAGTCTAAAGTTTATGATTCTGAGAGATTTCTATGTATTGCTGGAGTTTATCTGCAGGGATGAATGAATGCTGAAGAGAGTTCTGGAGAGACAGGAGTTCACCTGGTTTCTTTTATATTCCTCAGAAAGGGCGTCTATCGTGTTGCTGTTAACGAGCTACTCTAATGTTTGTCTTGATTTCCCATGAGactatcttttaaaaaaaaaacaaaaaaaactctttgtCAGATTCCTTTCCATGGAAGTATTTTCTTATCATTGTGGTTGTGCACACAAAGATGTTTTCAACAATTAGATGCCCATAAAGTAGGTTACAGCAGATGGAGTTTGCATCAGATCATGCATCAGATCACAGTTCTCCTGTCTTGATTCCAGTATATTATTCCTCTCACCATTATAGTCTTTAGGCGTACACTGAAACCACCCAGATCCTTCAATGATTTAGAAATAATATCATCTTGAAAGTCCTTCTTTTCTT from Xiphophorus maculatus strain JP 163 A chromosome 13, X_maculatus-5.0-male, whole genome shotgun sequence encodes:
- the LOC111610504 gene encoding ladderlectin-like, whose translation is MILLFFLFGLSLAAVAPSDKQEMKLQRGGCPPFWFSFNGRCYKYVATLKTWADAEQHCVNQGANLVSIHSLEEENFVKLLIKNFDPTQGVNWIGLSDAQKDGTYFWSDGSTFNFNFWNTGEPNNAGGSEPCVHTNSGPARKWNDKVCTDAHSFVCKLRPYCQ